One genomic segment of Epinephelus fuscoguttatus linkage group LG19, E.fuscoguttatus.final_Chr_v1 includes these proteins:
- the tom1 gene encoding target of Myb protein 1 isoform X5 produces MEFLLGNPFSTPVGQRIESATGSSLPSEDWTLNMEICDTINSSEEGPKDAVRAIKKRIVGNKNFKEVMLTLTVLETCVKNCGYRFHILVTTRDFVEGVLVRSIIPRNNPPLILHDRVLSIIQAWADAFRSSPDLTGVVSVYEDLRRKGLEFPMTELDGYSPAQPQKKQTLPGNGPAVTTLPAVRLSSKPPLISPQTSELKLALEGSNAFTPSQIKKLKSELGVVRSNLTMMSDMMSQLDPVTVKQADMELLEQLYTVCKEMQDRIVKIVPRLSEEKLIEELLAANDEMNTAFTRYHRFERRIPNGQNAAEKSHTYVNLTDLALTPESMALATSDSSHSLSKPNSLSSQMARLSTSESDDTLSPKVNVPTQQRLSEQSEVTVDGLAQAPDSRQHNAATDDSPASTRSSSPKLDWMIKRGMIPINQSTVMDDIEKWLALDDEYDDFEDSDGVTSEEFDRFLAERAKAAERLPSLRASSQDTNHSES; encoded by the exons ATGGAGTTTTTGCTGGGGAATCCGTTCAGCACGCCGGTGGGACAGCGGATCG AGTCTGCGACCGGCTCCAGCCTGCCGTCAGAGGACTGGACACTCAACATGGAGATCTGCGACACGATCAACAGCTCAGAGGaagg ACCTAAAGATGCTGTCAGAGCCATAAAGAAAAGGATTGTGGGGAACAAGAATTTCAAGGAGGTTATGCTGACGCTCACT GTCCTGGAGACATGTGTGAAGAACTGTGGCTACAGGTTCCACATCCTGGTGACGACGAGGGATTTCGTAGAGGGTGTTCTTGTCCGTTCGATCATCCCGAGGAACAACCCTCCATTAATCCTGCATGACAGGGTGCTCAGCATCATACAG GCGTGGGCTGATGCATTCCGCAGCTCACCCGACCTGACGGGTGTGGTGTCCGTGTACGAAGACCTGCGAAGGAAAGGACTTGAGTTCCCCATGACTGAGCTGGACGGTTACTCACCTGCCCAACCCCAAAAAAAG CAGACTTTGCCTGGGAATGGGCCTGCTGTCACTACTCTGCCCGCTGTGCGCCTCTCTTCCAAACCTCCACTCATCTCACCCCAGACTTCTGAGCTAAAATTGGCCCTAGAGGGAAGTAATGCCTTCACTCCCAGCCAG ATAAAAAAGCTGAAGTCAGAGCTGGGAGTGGTCAGAAGTAACCTGACTATGATGTCAGACATGATGAGTCAGCTGGATCCTGTCACAGTAAAACAAGCAGACATGGAGCTGCTGGAG CAGTTATACACTGTATGTAAGGAAATGCAAGACAGGATAGTGAAGATCGTCCCCAGGCTCAGTGAGGAGAAGCTGATTGAAGAGTTGTTGGCAGCTAATGATGAGATGAACACCGCATTTACTCGCTACCACAG GTTTGAAAGACGAATACCAAATGGTCAAAATGCAGCAGAGAAG AGTCACACATATGTCAACTTAACGGACCTCGCCTTGACACCTGAGTCCATGGCTTTAGCTACCAGTGACAGCTCACACAGCCTGTCAAAACCCAACAGTTTGTCCAGTCAAATGGCAAGACTCA GTACGAGTGAATCAGATGACACATTATCGCCCAAAGTAAATGTCCCAACTCAACAAAGACTAAG TGAGCAGAGTGAAGTCACAGTGGACGGCCTGGCTCAGGCTCCGGACAGCAGACAACACAACGCTGCAACG GATGACAGCCCAGCCTCCACCCGCAGCTCCTCACCAAAGTTAGATTGGATGATTAAAAGGGGAATG ATTCCCATCAATCAGTCGACTGTAATGGATGATATTGAGAAATGGCTGGCGTTGGATGATGAG TATGACGACTTCGAGGATTCAGACGGTGTGACCAGTGAAG aGTTTGACAGGTTTCTGGCAGAACGAGCGAAAGCAGCTGAGCGTCTGCCGTCGCTGAGAGCTTCCTCACAGGACACCAACCACTCCGAGTCTTAA
- the tom1 gene encoding target of Myb protein 1 isoform X6, translating to MEFLLGNPFSTPVGQRIESATGSSLPSEDWTLNMEICDTINSSEEGPKDAVRAIKKRIVGNKNFKEVMLTLTVLETCVKNCGYRFHILVTTRDFVEGVLVRSIIPRNNPPLILHDRVLSIIQAWADAFRSSPDLTGVVSVYEDLRRKGLEFPMTELDGYSPAQPQKKIKKLKSELGVVRSNLTMMSDMMSQLDPVTVKQADMELLEQLYTVCKEMQDRIVKIVPRLSEEKLIEELLAANDEMNTAFTRYHRFERRIPNGQNAAEKSHTYVNLTDLALTPESMALATSDSSHSLSKPNSLSSQMARLSTSESDDTLSPKVNVPTQQRLSEQSEVTVDGLAQAPDSRQHNAATDDSPASTRSSSPKLDWMIKRGMIPINQSTVMDDIEKWLALDDEYDDFEDSDGVTSEEFDRFLAERAKAAERLPSLRASSQDTNHSES from the exons ATGGAGTTTTTGCTGGGGAATCCGTTCAGCACGCCGGTGGGACAGCGGATCG AGTCTGCGACCGGCTCCAGCCTGCCGTCAGAGGACTGGACACTCAACATGGAGATCTGCGACACGATCAACAGCTCAGAGGaagg ACCTAAAGATGCTGTCAGAGCCATAAAGAAAAGGATTGTGGGGAACAAGAATTTCAAGGAGGTTATGCTGACGCTCACT GTCCTGGAGACATGTGTGAAGAACTGTGGCTACAGGTTCCACATCCTGGTGACGACGAGGGATTTCGTAGAGGGTGTTCTTGTCCGTTCGATCATCCCGAGGAACAACCCTCCATTAATCCTGCATGACAGGGTGCTCAGCATCATACAG GCGTGGGCTGATGCATTCCGCAGCTCACCCGACCTGACGGGTGTGGTGTCCGTGTACGAAGACCTGCGAAGGAAAGGACTTGAGTTCCCCATGACTGAGCTGGACGGTTACTCACCTGCCCAACCCCAAAAAAAG ATAAAAAAGCTGAAGTCAGAGCTGGGAGTGGTCAGAAGTAACCTGACTATGATGTCAGACATGATGAGTCAGCTGGATCCTGTCACAGTAAAACAAGCAGACATGGAGCTGCTGGAG CAGTTATACACTGTATGTAAGGAAATGCAAGACAGGATAGTGAAGATCGTCCCCAGGCTCAGTGAGGAGAAGCTGATTGAAGAGTTGTTGGCAGCTAATGATGAGATGAACACCGCATTTACTCGCTACCACAG GTTTGAAAGACGAATACCAAATGGTCAAAATGCAGCAGAGAAG AGTCACACATATGTCAACTTAACGGACCTCGCCTTGACACCTGAGTCCATGGCTTTAGCTACCAGTGACAGCTCACACAGCCTGTCAAAACCCAACAGTTTGTCCAGTCAAATGGCAAGACTCA GTACGAGTGAATCAGATGACACATTATCGCCCAAAGTAAATGTCCCAACTCAACAAAGACTAAG TGAGCAGAGTGAAGTCACAGTGGACGGCCTGGCTCAGGCTCCGGACAGCAGACAACACAACGCTGCAACG GATGACAGCCCAGCCTCCACCCGCAGCTCCTCACCAAAGTTAGATTGGATGATTAAAAGGGGAATG ATTCCCATCAATCAGTCGACTGTAATGGATGATATTGAGAAATGGCTGGCGTTGGATGATGAG TATGACGACTTCGAGGATTCAGACGGTGTGACCAGTGAAG aGTTTGACAGGTTTCTGGCAGAACGAGCGAAAGCAGCTGAGCGTCTGCCGTCGCTGAGAGCTTCCTCACAGGACACCAACCACTCCGAGTCTTAA
- the tom1 gene encoding target of Myb protein 1 isoform X4: MEFLLGNPFSTPVGQRIESATGSSLPSEDWTLNMEICDTINSSEEGPKDAVRAIKKRIVGNKNFKEVMLTLTVLETCVKNCGYRFHILVTTRDFVEGVLVRSIIPRNNPPLILHDRVLSIIQAWADAFRSSPDLTGVVSVYEDLRRKGLEFPMTELDGYSPAQPQKKTLPGNGPAVTTLPAVRLSSKPPLISPQTSELKLALEGSNAFTPSQIKKLKSELGVVRSNLTMMSDMMSQLDPVTVKQADMELLEQLYTVCKEMQDRIVKIVPRLSEEKLIEELLAANDEMNTAFTRYHRFERRIPNGQNAAEKSHTYVNLTDLALTPESMALATSDSSHSLSKPNSLSSQMARLSTSESDDTLSPKVNVPTQQRLSEQSEVTVDGLAQAPDSRQHNAATIPINQSTVMDDIEKWLALDDEYDDFEDSDGVTSEEFDRFLAERAKAAERLPSLRASSQDTNHSES; encoded by the exons ATGGAGTTTTTGCTGGGGAATCCGTTCAGCACGCCGGTGGGACAGCGGATCG AGTCTGCGACCGGCTCCAGCCTGCCGTCAGAGGACTGGACACTCAACATGGAGATCTGCGACACGATCAACAGCTCAGAGGaagg ACCTAAAGATGCTGTCAGAGCCATAAAGAAAAGGATTGTGGGGAACAAGAATTTCAAGGAGGTTATGCTGACGCTCACT GTCCTGGAGACATGTGTGAAGAACTGTGGCTACAGGTTCCACATCCTGGTGACGACGAGGGATTTCGTAGAGGGTGTTCTTGTCCGTTCGATCATCCCGAGGAACAACCCTCCATTAATCCTGCATGACAGGGTGCTCAGCATCATACAG GCGTGGGCTGATGCATTCCGCAGCTCACCCGACCTGACGGGTGTGGTGTCCGTGTACGAAGACCTGCGAAGGAAAGGACTTGAGTTCCCCATGACTGAGCTGGACGGTTACTCACCTGCCCAACCCCAAAAAAAG ACTTTGCCTGGGAATGGGCCTGCTGTCACTACTCTGCCCGCTGTGCGCCTCTCTTCCAAACCTCCACTCATCTCACCCCAGACTTCTGAGCTAAAATTGGCCCTAGAGGGAAGTAATGCCTTCACTCCCAGCCAG ATAAAAAAGCTGAAGTCAGAGCTGGGAGTGGTCAGAAGTAACCTGACTATGATGTCAGACATGATGAGTCAGCTGGATCCTGTCACAGTAAAACAAGCAGACATGGAGCTGCTGGAG CAGTTATACACTGTATGTAAGGAAATGCAAGACAGGATAGTGAAGATCGTCCCCAGGCTCAGTGAGGAGAAGCTGATTGAAGAGTTGTTGGCAGCTAATGATGAGATGAACACCGCATTTACTCGCTACCACAG GTTTGAAAGACGAATACCAAATGGTCAAAATGCAGCAGAGAAG AGTCACACATATGTCAACTTAACGGACCTCGCCTTGACACCTGAGTCCATGGCTTTAGCTACCAGTGACAGCTCACACAGCCTGTCAAAACCCAACAGTTTGTCCAGTCAAATGGCAAGACTCA GTACGAGTGAATCAGATGACACATTATCGCCCAAAGTAAATGTCCCAACTCAACAAAGACTAAG TGAGCAGAGTGAAGTCACAGTGGACGGCCTGGCTCAGGCTCCGGACAGCAGACAACACAACGCTGCAACG ATTCCCATCAATCAGTCGACTGTAATGGATGATATTGAGAAATGGCTGGCGTTGGATGATGAG TATGACGACTTCGAGGATTCAGACGGTGTGACCAGTGAAG aGTTTGACAGGTTTCTGGCAGAACGAGCGAAAGCAGCTGAGCGTCTGCCGTCGCTGAGAGCTTCCTCACAGGACACCAACCACTCCGAGTCTTAA
- the tom1 gene encoding target of Myb protein 1 isoform X2, producing the protein MEFLLGNPFSTPVGQRIESATGSSLPSEDWTLNMEICDTINSSEEGPKDAVRAIKKRIVGNKNFKEVMLTLTVLETCVKNCGYRFHILVTTRDFVEGVLVRSIIPRNNPPLILHDRVLSIIQAWADAFRSSPDLTGVVSVYEDLRRKGLEFPMTELDGYSPAQPQKKTLPGNGPAVTTLPAVRLSSKPPLISPQTSELKLALEGSNAFTPSQIKKLKSELGVVRSNLTMMSDMMSQLDPVTVKQADMELLEQLYTVCKEMQDRIVKIVPRLSEEKLIEELLAANDEMNTAFTRYHRFERRIPNGQNAAEKSHTYVNLTDLALTPESMALATSDSSHSLSKPNSLSSQMARLSTSESDDTLSPKVNVPTQQRLSEQSEVTVDGLAQAPDSRQHNAATDDSPASTRSSSPKLDWMIKRGMIPINQSTVMDDIEKWLALDDEYDDFEDSDGVTSEEFDRFLAERAKAAERLPSLRASSQDTNHSES; encoded by the exons ATGGAGTTTTTGCTGGGGAATCCGTTCAGCACGCCGGTGGGACAGCGGATCG AGTCTGCGACCGGCTCCAGCCTGCCGTCAGAGGACTGGACACTCAACATGGAGATCTGCGACACGATCAACAGCTCAGAGGaagg ACCTAAAGATGCTGTCAGAGCCATAAAGAAAAGGATTGTGGGGAACAAGAATTTCAAGGAGGTTATGCTGACGCTCACT GTCCTGGAGACATGTGTGAAGAACTGTGGCTACAGGTTCCACATCCTGGTGACGACGAGGGATTTCGTAGAGGGTGTTCTTGTCCGTTCGATCATCCCGAGGAACAACCCTCCATTAATCCTGCATGACAGGGTGCTCAGCATCATACAG GCGTGGGCTGATGCATTCCGCAGCTCACCCGACCTGACGGGTGTGGTGTCCGTGTACGAAGACCTGCGAAGGAAAGGACTTGAGTTCCCCATGACTGAGCTGGACGGTTACTCACCTGCCCAACCCCAAAAAAAG ACTTTGCCTGGGAATGGGCCTGCTGTCACTACTCTGCCCGCTGTGCGCCTCTCTTCCAAACCTCCACTCATCTCACCCCAGACTTCTGAGCTAAAATTGGCCCTAGAGGGAAGTAATGCCTTCACTCCCAGCCAG ATAAAAAAGCTGAAGTCAGAGCTGGGAGTGGTCAGAAGTAACCTGACTATGATGTCAGACATGATGAGTCAGCTGGATCCTGTCACAGTAAAACAAGCAGACATGGAGCTGCTGGAG CAGTTATACACTGTATGTAAGGAAATGCAAGACAGGATAGTGAAGATCGTCCCCAGGCTCAGTGAGGAGAAGCTGATTGAAGAGTTGTTGGCAGCTAATGATGAGATGAACACCGCATTTACTCGCTACCACAG GTTTGAAAGACGAATACCAAATGGTCAAAATGCAGCAGAGAAG AGTCACACATATGTCAACTTAACGGACCTCGCCTTGACACCTGAGTCCATGGCTTTAGCTACCAGTGACAGCTCACACAGCCTGTCAAAACCCAACAGTTTGTCCAGTCAAATGGCAAGACTCA GTACGAGTGAATCAGATGACACATTATCGCCCAAAGTAAATGTCCCAACTCAACAAAGACTAAG TGAGCAGAGTGAAGTCACAGTGGACGGCCTGGCTCAGGCTCCGGACAGCAGACAACACAACGCTGCAACG GATGACAGCCCAGCCTCCACCCGCAGCTCCTCACCAAAGTTAGATTGGATGATTAAAAGGGGAATG ATTCCCATCAATCAGTCGACTGTAATGGATGATATTGAGAAATGGCTGGCGTTGGATGATGAG TATGACGACTTCGAGGATTCAGACGGTGTGACCAGTGAAG aGTTTGACAGGTTTCTGGCAGAACGAGCGAAAGCAGCTGAGCGTCTGCCGTCGCTGAGAGCTTCCTCACAGGACACCAACCACTCCGAGTCTTAA
- the tom1 gene encoding target of Myb protein 1 isoform X1, translating into MEFLLGNPFSTPVGQRIESATGSSLPSEDWTLNMEICDTINSSEEGPKDAVRAIKKRIVGNKNFKEVMLTLTVLETCVKNCGYRFHILVTTRDFVEGVLVRSIIPRNNPPLILHDRVLSIIQAWADAFRSSPDLTGVVSVYEDLRRKGLEFPMTELDGYSPAQPQKKQTLPGNGPAVTTLPAVRLSSKPPLISPQTSELKLALEGSNAFTPSQIKKLKSELGVVRSNLTMMSDMMSQLDPVTVKQADMELLELYTVCKEMQDRIVKIVPRLSEEKLIEELLAANDEMNTAFTRYHRFERRIPNGQNAAEKSHTYVNLTDLALTPESMALATSDSSHSLSKPNSLSSQMARLSTSESDDTLSPKVNVPTQQRLSEQSEVTVDGLAQAPDSRQHNAATDDSPASTRSSSPKLDWMIKRGMIPINQSTVMDDIEKWLALDDEYDDFEDSDGVTSEEFDRFLAERAKAAERLPSLRASSQDTNHSES; encoded by the exons ATGGAGTTTTTGCTGGGGAATCCGTTCAGCACGCCGGTGGGACAGCGGATCG AGTCTGCGACCGGCTCCAGCCTGCCGTCAGAGGACTGGACACTCAACATGGAGATCTGCGACACGATCAACAGCTCAGAGGaagg ACCTAAAGATGCTGTCAGAGCCATAAAGAAAAGGATTGTGGGGAACAAGAATTTCAAGGAGGTTATGCTGACGCTCACT GTCCTGGAGACATGTGTGAAGAACTGTGGCTACAGGTTCCACATCCTGGTGACGACGAGGGATTTCGTAGAGGGTGTTCTTGTCCGTTCGATCATCCCGAGGAACAACCCTCCATTAATCCTGCATGACAGGGTGCTCAGCATCATACAG GCGTGGGCTGATGCATTCCGCAGCTCACCCGACCTGACGGGTGTGGTGTCCGTGTACGAAGACCTGCGAAGGAAAGGACTTGAGTTCCCCATGACTGAGCTGGACGGTTACTCACCTGCCCAACCCCAAAAAAAG CAGACTTTGCCTGGGAATGGGCCTGCTGTCACTACTCTGCCCGCTGTGCGCCTCTCTTCCAAACCTCCACTCATCTCACCCCAGACTTCTGAGCTAAAATTGGCCCTAGAGGGAAGTAATGCCTTCACTCCCAGCCAG ATAAAAAAGCTGAAGTCAGAGCTGGGAGTGGTCAGAAGTAACCTGACTATGATGTCAGACATGATGAGTCAGCTGGATCCTGTCACAGTAAAACAAGCAGACATGGAGCTGCTGGAG TTATACACTGTATGTAAGGAAATGCAAGACAGGATAGTGAAGATCGTCCCCAGGCTCAGTGAGGAGAAGCTGATTGAAGAGTTGTTGGCAGCTAATGATGAGATGAACACCGCATTTACTCGCTACCACAG GTTTGAAAGACGAATACCAAATGGTCAAAATGCAGCAGAGAAG AGTCACACATATGTCAACTTAACGGACCTCGCCTTGACACCTGAGTCCATGGCTTTAGCTACCAGTGACAGCTCACACAGCCTGTCAAAACCCAACAGTTTGTCCAGTCAAATGGCAAGACTCA GTACGAGTGAATCAGATGACACATTATCGCCCAAAGTAAATGTCCCAACTCAACAAAGACTAAG TGAGCAGAGTGAAGTCACAGTGGACGGCCTGGCTCAGGCTCCGGACAGCAGACAACACAACGCTGCAACG GATGACAGCCCAGCCTCCACCCGCAGCTCCTCACCAAAGTTAGATTGGATGATTAAAAGGGGAATG ATTCCCATCAATCAGTCGACTGTAATGGATGATATTGAGAAATGGCTGGCGTTGGATGATGAG TATGACGACTTCGAGGATTCAGACGGTGTGACCAGTGAAG aGTTTGACAGGTTTCTGGCAGAACGAGCGAAAGCAGCTGAGCGTCTGCCGTCGCTGAGAGCTTCCTCACAGGACACCAACCACTCCGAGTCTTAA
- the tom1 gene encoding target of Myb protein 1 isoform X3 has product MEFLLGNPFSTPVGQRIESATGSSLPSEDWTLNMEICDTINSSEEGPKDAVRAIKKRIVGNKNFKEVMLTLTVLETCVKNCGYRFHILVTTRDFVEGVLVRSIIPRNNPPLILHDRVLSIIQAWADAFRSSPDLTGVVSVYEDLRRKGLEFPMTELDGYSPAQPQKKQTLPGNGPAVTTLPAVRLSSKPPLISPQTSELKLALEGSNAFTPSQIKKLKSELGVVRSNLTMMSDMMSQLDPVTVKQADMELLEQLYTVCKEMQDRIVKIVPRLSEEKLIEELLAANDEMNTAFTRYHRFERRIPNGQNAAEKSHTYVNLTDLALTPESMALATSDSSHSLSKPNSLSSQMARLSTSESDDTLSPKVNVPTQQRLSEQSEVTVDGLAQAPDSRQHNAATIPINQSTVMDDIEKWLALDDEYDDFEDSDGVTSEEFDRFLAERAKAAERLPSLRASSQDTNHSES; this is encoded by the exons ATGGAGTTTTTGCTGGGGAATCCGTTCAGCACGCCGGTGGGACAGCGGATCG AGTCTGCGACCGGCTCCAGCCTGCCGTCAGAGGACTGGACACTCAACATGGAGATCTGCGACACGATCAACAGCTCAGAGGaagg ACCTAAAGATGCTGTCAGAGCCATAAAGAAAAGGATTGTGGGGAACAAGAATTTCAAGGAGGTTATGCTGACGCTCACT GTCCTGGAGACATGTGTGAAGAACTGTGGCTACAGGTTCCACATCCTGGTGACGACGAGGGATTTCGTAGAGGGTGTTCTTGTCCGTTCGATCATCCCGAGGAACAACCCTCCATTAATCCTGCATGACAGGGTGCTCAGCATCATACAG GCGTGGGCTGATGCATTCCGCAGCTCACCCGACCTGACGGGTGTGGTGTCCGTGTACGAAGACCTGCGAAGGAAAGGACTTGAGTTCCCCATGACTGAGCTGGACGGTTACTCACCTGCCCAACCCCAAAAAAAG CAGACTTTGCCTGGGAATGGGCCTGCTGTCACTACTCTGCCCGCTGTGCGCCTCTCTTCCAAACCTCCACTCATCTCACCCCAGACTTCTGAGCTAAAATTGGCCCTAGAGGGAAGTAATGCCTTCACTCCCAGCCAG ATAAAAAAGCTGAAGTCAGAGCTGGGAGTGGTCAGAAGTAACCTGACTATGATGTCAGACATGATGAGTCAGCTGGATCCTGTCACAGTAAAACAAGCAGACATGGAGCTGCTGGAG CAGTTATACACTGTATGTAAGGAAATGCAAGACAGGATAGTGAAGATCGTCCCCAGGCTCAGTGAGGAGAAGCTGATTGAAGAGTTGTTGGCAGCTAATGATGAGATGAACACCGCATTTACTCGCTACCACAG GTTTGAAAGACGAATACCAAATGGTCAAAATGCAGCAGAGAAG AGTCACACATATGTCAACTTAACGGACCTCGCCTTGACACCTGAGTCCATGGCTTTAGCTACCAGTGACAGCTCACACAGCCTGTCAAAACCCAACAGTTTGTCCAGTCAAATGGCAAGACTCA GTACGAGTGAATCAGATGACACATTATCGCCCAAAGTAAATGTCCCAACTCAACAAAGACTAAG TGAGCAGAGTGAAGTCACAGTGGACGGCCTGGCTCAGGCTCCGGACAGCAGACAACACAACGCTGCAACG ATTCCCATCAATCAGTCGACTGTAATGGATGATATTGAGAAATGGCTGGCGTTGGATGATGAG TATGACGACTTCGAGGATTCAGACGGTGTGACCAGTGAAG aGTTTGACAGGTTTCTGGCAGAACGAGCGAAAGCAGCTGAGCGTCTGCCGTCGCTGAGAGCTTCCTCACAGGACACCAACCACTCCGAGTCTTAA